A region of Deltaproteobacteria bacterium DNA encodes the following proteins:
- a CDS encoding ABC transporter ATP-binding protein: MPSILEISNVSRSFGGLKALDDLNLTLEKGVIEGLIGPNGAGKTTLFNVITGVYPPDQGSIQFMDKEIAGKKPHEIVALGIARTFQNIRLFPNMTVVENVLVGCHSRMRAGVWGALSRNRHTVEEEERTLGNAQKLLGFVGLKARSDDLARNLPYGDQRRLEMARALGADPILLLLDEPTAGMNPQETNTLTDFIRRIRDELGLTVLLIEHDMRVVMGISDRVTVLDQGAWIGSGTPREVQKNTRVIEAYLGKGAIQLHKRRADLLSQGNRGHGSPRG, encoded by the coding sequence ATGCCTTCAATCCTCGAAATTTCCAACGTATCCCGTAGCTTTGGTGGATTGAAGGCCCTGGATGATTTGAACCTCACATTGGAGAAAGGGGTTATCGAAGGGCTGATCGGACCGAACGGAGCCGGCAAAACGACCCTCTTCAACGTGATTACCGGCGTCTATCCGCCGGATCAAGGCTCGATTCAATTCATGGACAAGGAAATAGCCGGCAAGAAACCGCACGAGATCGTTGCACTGGGTATCGCAAGGACCTTCCAGAACATTCGGCTGTTCCCGAATATGACCGTTGTAGAAAACGTGCTGGTGGGTTGCCATTCCCGGATGCGAGCAGGTGTCTGGGGGGCCTTGAGCCGGAACCGGCATACCGTCGAGGAAGAGGAACGGACGCTCGGGAATGCTCAGAAATTGCTCGGATTTGTCGGATTGAAAGCCCGGTCGGATGACCTTGCCAGGAATCTGCCCTACGGCGACCAGCGCCGTCTGGAAATGGCCCGTGCTCTCGGCGCGGACCCGATCCTTTTGCTTCTGGACGAACCCACCGCCGGCATGAATCCCCAGGAAACCAACACATTGACGGACTTTATCCGAAGGATCCGGGACGAACTCGGTTTGACCGTGCTTCTCATAGAACACGACATGCGCGTGGTCATGGGGATTTCGGATCGTGTGACCGTGCTGGACCAGGGAGCGTGGATCGGTTCCGGTACTCCTCGAGAAGTGCAGAAGAATACCAGAGTCATTGAAGCTTATCTGGGCAAGGGCGCGATCCAACTCCATAAGCGGCGCGCCGACCTCCTTAGCCAGGGGAACAGGGGCCATGGTTCTCCTCGAGGTTGA
- a CDS encoding ABC transporter ATP-binding protein, whose protein sequence is MVSHRNPGSSALKHAFRTAPSWILPVGLVIGLCVLPPLVGNYWTHVLAYIGIYVMLGIGLNVVVGFAGLLDLGYVAFYAIGAYSYALLASPQFGIHIPFWAMIPVCVFLACLGGVLLGIPVLRMRGDYLAIVTLGFGEIIRIMLNNLDKVTNGPKGLLRIDPPSIGSFEFSTPTHYYYLILAGCLLSAFIADRLNNSRIGRAWIAMREDQDAAALMGIDVLKYKLLAFAIGASFAGAGGIIFAARQGSIFPDDFSLMVSINVLCLIIIGGMGSVTGVILGAVILIGVPEVLRAVALYRMLAFGALLVIMMVFRPTGFIVSSRRKLEFHKES, encoded by the coding sequence ATGGTTAGCCACAGAAATCCGGGCTCCTCCGCCCTAAAGCACGCCTTCCGAACGGCGCCTTCCTGGATACTGCCGGTTGGGCTGGTGATCGGTCTGTGCGTGCTTCCCCCTTTGGTGGGCAACTATTGGACCCACGTTCTGGCCTACATCGGGATCTACGTCATGCTCGGCATCGGACTGAATGTAGTCGTTGGATTCGCCGGCTTGCTCGACCTCGGATACGTGGCGTTCTATGCCATCGGGGCCTATTCCTATGCGCTCCTGGCGTCCCCCCAGTTCGGAATCCACATCCCGTTCTGGGCTATGATTCCCGTGTGCGTTTTCCTCGCATGCCTCGGCGGCGTCCTATTGGGCATTCCCGTACTGCGGATGAGGGGTGATTACCTGGCCATAGTCACTTTGGGCTTTGGGGAGATCATTCGGATCATGCTGAACAATCTGGACAAAGTCACGAACGGTCCCAAGGGTCTTCTGAGAATCGACCCTCCCTCCATCGGATCGTTCGAGTTTTCCACGCCCACCCATTACTACTATCTGATTCTGGCAGGCTGTCTGCTTTCCGCGTTCATTGCGGACCGTCTGAACAACTCCCGCATCGGCCGGGCATGGATCGCCATGCGTGAAGATCAGGACGCCGCGGCTCTCATGGGAATAGACGTACTGAAATACAAGTTGCTGGCGTTCGCCATAGGAGCGTCATTCGCCGGCGCCGGCGGGATTATTTTCGCGGCCCGGCAAGGTTCCATCTTCCCGGACGATTTTTCGTTGATGGTTTCGATCAACGTGCTGTGCCTGATTATCATCGGCGGGATGGGAAGTGTCACCGGCGTCATTCTGGGCGCGGTGATTTTGATCGGAGTTCCGGAGGTCCTCCGGGCCGTTGCGCTCTATCGGATGCTCGCGTTCGGCGCACTGCTTGTCATTATGATGGTTTTTCGACCCACGGGCTTCATCGTTTCCTCGAGGAGGAAGCTCGAGTTCCATAAGGAATCCTAG